One genomic window of Maribacter aquivivus includes the following:
- a CDS encoding DUF2147 domain-containing protein: protein MKNLFFLLLMIVSFISYGQTITGQWETFDEETNEKKALIEIYKTNDTYFAKIVNSYKSDADKVCENCKGSKKGQKIRGLVIIEDIKKDGDEYNDGTILDPENGKEYKCYLELEEPNKLKVRGYLGFSLLGRTQYWIRKQ from the coding sequence ATGAAAAATTTATTCTTCCTATTACTAATGATAGTAAGCTTTATTAGCTACGGACAAACAATTACAGGTCAATGGGAAACCTTTGATGAGGAAACAAACGAGAAAAAAGCACTCATTGAAATCTATAAAACAAACGACACCTATTTCGCCAAAATAGTTAATAGCTATAAAAGCGATGCAGACAAAGTTTGCGAAAACTGTAAAGGATCAAAAAAAGGACAAAAAATAAGAGGTTTAGTAATCATCGAAGACATTAAGAAAGATGGTGATGAGTACAATGACGGTACTATTCTAGATCCAGAAAACGGTAAAGAATACAAGTGCTATTTAGAACTCGAAGAACCTAACAAATTGAAAGTGAGAGGTTATTTAGGCTTTTCGCTTTTAGGAAGAACCCAGTACTGGATCAGAAAGCAATAA
- a CDS encoding DUF4442 domain-containing protein: protein MSVYQKVEALASKVFKKNTIFKYGFNLSPMYKRSTAKLIEVSEDLLHVKIIVPLSYKNKNYVNSIFGGSMFSAVDPIPMIQLLTIMGNDYVVWDKSAEIFFKKPAKENLYADFDFSEKELDEIRAQVAEKKEIDIIKNTQLTNKEKTQVFCEVKKTIYIADKAYFKQKRKKKQTASA from the coding sequence ATGTCAGTTTATCAGAAAGTTGAAGCATTAGCATCAAAAGTATTTAAGAAAAATACCATATTTAAATATGGCTTCAATCTGTCGCCTATGTACAAAAGAAGTACTGCGAAATTAATTGAGGTGTCAGAAGATCTATTGCATGTAAAAATTATAGTACCATTGAGCTACAAGAACAAAAACTATGTAAACTCCATTTTTGGCGGTAGTATGTTCTCAGCGGTGGATCCTATACCAATGATTCAGCTATTAACTATTATGGGAAACGACTATGTAGTTTGGGACAAATCTGCTGAAATATTCTTCAAAAAACCTGCAAAAGAAAACTTGTATGCAGACTTCGATTTTTCTGAGAAAGAGCTTGATGAAATTAGAGCGCAAGTAGCCGAAAAGAAAGAAATTGATATTATTAAAAACACCCAACTTACCAATAAAGAAAAAACCCAAGTATTTTGCGAGGTTAAAAAAACTATTTACATCGCTGATAAAGCGTATTTTAAACAGAAGCGTAAGAAAAAACAAACGGCTAGTGCTTAG
- a CDS encoding T9SS type B sorting domain-containing protein, translated as STTCSWDVTGTADPEPVTECWETATFNNATCSWEVSGTQDPEPTTECWETATFNNATCSWEITGTQDPEPQASCGQTVTFNSTTCSWEVSGTADPEPVTECWQTATFNNATCSWEVTGTQDPEPIASCGQTVTFNSTTCSWEVTGTEAPIVTYPADESMDISINPTINWQAVNEATGYRVIIGTSLGGTEIEETVVENVLEYTVTNSLDENSTYFVSVFAITNMGESDLCSANEFTTEEFSQEEEEEEEEEEIIETITEGISPFFTPNNDGYHDTWNIEDVGNTIDYIYVLDRFGKILKQIRPESEGWDGTYKGKSMPEDDYWYVIVHDSGAQERGHFSLIKR; from the coding sequence TCAACAACGTGTTCTTGGGATGTTACTGGCACAGCTGACCCAGAACCAGTAACTGAATGTTGGGAAACAGCTACCTTTAACAATGCAACATGCTCGTGGGAAGTATCAGGAACTCAAGACCCAGAACCAACAACTGAATGTTGGGAAACAGCTACCTTTAACAATGCAACATGCTCATGGGAGATAACCGGAACACAAGACCCAGAACCACAGGCATCCTGTGGTCAAACAGTAACATTTAATTCTACAACCTGTTCTTGGGAAGTTTCAGGCACAGCTGACCCAGAGCCAGTAACTGAATGTTGGCAAACCGCTACTTTTAATAATGCAACATGCTCGTGGGAAGTAACAGGAACACAAGATCCTGAACCAATAGCTTCATGTGGTCAAACAGTAACGTTTAATTCAACAACTTGTTCATGGGAGGTAACAGGAACTGAAGCTCCTATAGTTACTTACCCGGCCGATGAAAGTATGGATATCTCAATTAACCCAACTATTAATTGGCAAGCAGTAAATGAGGCTACAGGCTATAGAGTAATTATTGGAACTAGTTTAGGAGGAACGGAAATAGAAGAAACTGTAGTAGAAAATGTGCTGGAATATACAGTAACCAATTCGTTAGATGAGAATAGTACGTACTTCGTTTCTGTATTCGCGATAACAAATATGGGAGAGTCAGATCTATGTTCTGCAAATGAATTTACTACAGAAGAATTTTCACAAGAAGAAGAAGAAGAAGAAGAAGAAGAAGAAATCATAGAAACTATCACAGAAGGTATTTCACCATTCTTTACCCCAAACAATGACGGTTACCATGATACTTGGAATATTGAAGATGTAGGTAACACTATTGACTACATATATGTACTGGATAGATTCGGGAAAATTCTTAAACAGATCAGACCTGAATCAGAAGGTTGGGATGGTACTTACAAAGGTAAATCAATGCCCGAAGATGATTACTGGTATGTCATCGTGCATGATTCTGGAGCACAAGAAAGAGGACATTTTAGCTTAATAAAAAGATAA
- a CDS encoding BspA family leucine-rich repeat surface protein gives MFKIASIIAAKKQITKLFSTFLIIIFTSICYGQNTAIPDPNFEQALIDDGYDTAPIDGFVPTININSITSLNVPSSAIDDLTGIEDFTALQALYCQNNNLTTIDLSSNTQLKTVNCYGNSLTTLDFSSNVMLEVLGCYNNQLLSIAVTNNPALKSILAFGNPNLETIDVTENALLAELEVQNCNITSIDVTQCPLLEELACGGNSLLTSLNLDDNPVLDYLSCGYTGITNLDVTNNPILETIDVQSNAITAMDFSQNTVLKKLYIRNCDFIAVDLAANTALELLDCQVNNLTSLDLQNNVALKTLNCHVNNIANLDVSLNTALKSLSCHQNSMKTLSVAPGNSLETVLCYENNYTSLDFSQNTGLSRLRIQNSPLIESVNLRNGNNAAMDEVDFYADNCPKLTCAIVDSKTYSTTEWTRVDATLTFLETQAECDALSSSFITTWKTDNTGTSSDTEITIPTTGTGYNYDLDWNNDGTFDELGLTGNVTHDFGTAGTYTIRIRGDFPRIYFNNLGDKDKIISIDQWGDLIWTNMGAAFRGCSNLGGQATDSPDLSNVIEMSLMFANCTSFNQDINNWDVSTVKNMTSMFTSASSFNKDISSWNVSNVDDMSFMFSRALVYNNNNEPLTWTNGTGTAKVTNMSYMFRGALKFNQNISNWNVSLVDNMQHMFDRASEFNNGGASLTWASGTGTAKVAKMNAMFERAVAFNQDISNWNVSLVDDMSSMFYGASSFNNGGATLNWTNGTGTSRVEKMNSMFRQALAFNQNINNWDVSAVDDMRLMFSYATSFNNDLSSWNVSAVDDMSSMFSSADLFDQNLENWNINSLTSATNMFNNVKLSTDNYDKLLISWSSQTLNSGVVFSGGNSKYCLSETQRQSIITNDSWTITDAGKECAVITPSCPVVTSPTNTATDVSINPTITWNASTGATGYRVIVGTSSGGTDIANEILGNVLSYTPTNDLLENTTYFVSVFAINNTVESTSCSVVEFKTETITTVPNCPEVNAPFNTATGVSISPTITWNATTGATGYRVSVGTSSGGTDIVNETLGNVLSYTPTNDLLENTTYFVSVFAINNTVESTSCTVIEFTTTENASQACNYAAEIIGFSTEFNTNSWSAQQALGAFNIYPDYGDLQGTWASRTQDAQREWIELRFDNPAPISAIHIFETFNGGAIDNVLVKNPNTDQWESVYTATPIHITCSRILKIEFPQTTFDVSEVRIELDSPAVPGWNEIDAVAINNGENCSGATYIDLDKPTNVNCWDDYQFNSTSCTWENQGIQDPEPTTECWETATFNNATCSWEVSGTQDPEPITECWETATFNNATCSWEITGTQDPEPTTECWET, from the coding sequence ATGTTTAAAATAGCCTCTATTATAGCCGCTAAGAAACAAATTACAAAACTGTTTTCCACCTTTTTAATTATCATTTTCACGTCTATCTGCTATGGTCAGAATACGGCAATACCTGATCCAAATTTTGAACAAGCATTAATTGATGACGGTTATGATACAGCACCTATAGATGGCTTTGTACCTACTATAAATATAAATAGCATTACATCTCTAAATGTTCCTTCGTCTGCCATAGATGATTTAACAGGTATTGAAGATTTTACAGCTTTACAAGCTTTGTACTGCCAAAATAATAACCTAACAACGATTGATTTATCTAGTAATACACAACTAAAAACTGTAAACTGCTATGGCAATAGCTTAACAACTCTCGATTTTAGTAGCAATGTTATGCTTGAAGTGTTAGGTTGTTACAACAACCAACTTTTATCTATAGCTGTCACTAATAACCCAGCATTAAAAAGCATATTAGCCTTTGGAAACCCAAACCTAGAAACAATAGATGTAACAGAAAATGCATTATTAGCAGAGTTAGAAGTTCAAAATTGCAATATCACCTCTATTGATGTAACTCAATGTCCGCTCCTTGAAGAGTTAGCCTGTGGAGGTAATTCCTTATTAACAAGTCTCAATTTAGACGACAATCCTGTACTGGATTATCTAAGTTGCGGGTATACTGGCATCACAAATTTAGATGTTACCAACAATCCCATTTTAGAAACAATTGACGTACAATCTAATGCAATTACTGCGATGGATTTTTCTCAGAATACGGTACTTAAAAAGTTATATATTAGAAATTGCGATTTTATAGCAGTGGATCTTGCTGCCAATACCGCTTTAGAATTATTAGATTGTCAGGTAAACAACCTAACCAGTTTAGACTTACAAAACAATGTTGCTTTAAAAACTTTAAATTGCCATGTAAATAATATTGCAAATTTAGATGTAAGTCTAAACACCGCACTTAAAAGTTTAAGTTGTCATCAGAATAGCATGAAAACCTTAAGTGTTGCGCCTGGTAATTCATTGGAGACCGTATTATGTTACGAAAACAATTATACAAGCTTAGACTTTTCTCAAAATACAGGTTTAAGTCGATTACGTATTCAAAATAGCCCGCTAATAGAAAGTGTAAATCTTAGAAATGGTAATAATGCGGCAATGGATGAGGTTGACTTTTATGCTGATAACTGCCCAAAACTTACTTGCGCAATTGTAGATAGCAAGACATATAGCACTACTGAATGGACCCGTGTTGATGCGACTTTAACCTTTCTGGAAACTCAAGCCGAGTGCGATGCTTTGTCCTCATCATTCATTACCACTTGGAAAACAGACAATACAGGAACATCTAGTGATACCGAAATTACTATTCCAACAACAGGAACAGGTTACAATTATGATTTAGACTGGAATAATGACGGCACTTTCGATGAATTAGGATTAACAGGAAATGTAACCCACGATTTTGGTACAGCTGGCACATATACCATTAGAATACGAGGAGATTTTCCAAGAATATATTTTAATAACCTAGGAGATAAAGATAAAATTATATCGATTGACCAATGGGGTGATTTAATATGGACAAACATGGGTGCTGCTTTTCGAGGTTGCTCTAATCTTGGTGGTCAAGCTACAGATAGCCCTGATCTTTCTAATGTTATAGAAATGTCTCTTATGTTTGCCAACTGTACCTCTTTTAATCAAGATATTAATAATTGGGATGTTAGCACGGTTAAAAATATGACTTCTATGTTCACTTCTGCTTCAAGTTTCAATAAAGATATAAGTAGTTGGAATGTTTCTAATGTAGATGATATGTCTTTTATGTTTAGTCGTGCTTTAGTTTATAACAATAATAATGAGCCATTAACTTGGACAAATGGCACTGGTACCGCAAAGGTTACCAATATGTCTTACATGTTTAGAGGTGCATTAAAGTTTAACCAAAATATTAGTAATTGGAATGTTTCATTAGTTGATAATATGCAACATATGTTCGACAGGGCTTCCGAATTTAATAATGGCGGTGCTTCATTAACTTGGGCAAGTGGCACTGGTACTGCAAAAGTTGCTAAAATGAATGCTATGTTTGAAAGAGCAGTAGCATTTAATCAAGATATTAGTAATTGGAATGTTTCATTGGTAGATGATATGAGTTCAATGTTTTATGGTGCCAGCAGTTTTAACAATGGTGGTGCTACATTAAATTGGACAAATGGTACTGGTACATCGAGGGTTGAAAAAATGAATAGTATGTTTAGACAGGCACTTGCCTTTAACCAAAACATTAACAATTGGGATGTTTCTGCCGTAGATGATATGAGATTGATGTTCAGTTATGCAACCTCTTTTAATAATGACTTAAGTAGTTGGAATGTTTCTGCAGTAGATGATATGAGTTCAATGTTTAGTAGTGCAGACTTGTTTGATCAAAATTTAGAAAATTGGAATATCAATAGTCTAACTAGTGCTACTAATATGTTTAATAACGTAAAACTTTCAACAGATAATTATGACAAATTACTAATAAGTTGGAGTTCACAAACATTAAATTCAGGAGTTGTATTTAGCGGTGGTAATAGTAAATATTGCCTATCGGAAACACAAAGACAAAGTATAATTACCAATGATAGTTGGACAATTACAGATGCTGGCAAAGAATGTGCAGTCATCACTCCTTCGTGTCCAGTTGTAACTTCGCCAACAAATACAGCCACAGATGTTTCGATTAACCCTACGATTACATGGAATGCTTCAACAGGAGCAACTGGTTATAGAGTAATTGTAGGTACAAGTTCTGGTGGTACAGATATAGCGAATGAAATTTTAGGTAATGTATTAAGTTATACACCTACAAACGATTTATTAGAAAACACAACTTATTTTGTTTCTGTTTTTGCTATAAATAATACTGTTGAATCCACTTCTTGTTCTGTTGTTGAATTTAAAACCGAAACAATAACTACGGTCCCTAATTGCCCAGAAGTAAATGCACCATTTAATACGGCAACGGGTGTATCTATTAGTCCGACCATTACATGGAATGCTACAACAGGAGCAACTGGTTATAGAGTATCTGTAGGTACAAGTTCTGGTGGTACAGATATAGTGAATGAGACTTTAGGTAATGTATTGAGTTATACACCTACAAACGATTTACTAGAAAACACAACTTATTTCGTTTCTGTTTTTGCAATAAATAATACTGTTGAATCTACTTCTTGTACTGTAATCGAGTTTACAACAACAGAGAATGCATCGCAGGCATGTAATTATGCTGCAGAGATAATAGGTTTTAGTACGGAGTTTAATACAAACTCTTGGTCTGCACAACAAGCTTTAGGAGCATTCAATATTTATCCGGATTATGGAGATTTGCAAGGTACATGGGCTTCTAGAACCCAAGATGCACAAAGAGAATGGATAGAATTACGATTTGATAATCCTGCTCCCATAAGTGCGATACACATTTTTGAAACATTCAACGGAGGGGCAATAGACAATGTGCTAGTAAAAAATCCTAACACAGATCAATGGGAATCAGTATATACTGCAACTCCTATTCATATTACATGTTCTAGAATTTTAAAAATTGAATTTCCACAAACAACATTTGATGTTTCTGAAGTAAGAATAGAACTAGATAGCCCAGCGGTGCCAGGTTGGAATGAAATAGATGCTGTTGCAATTAACAATGGTGAAAATTGTTCAGGAGCAACCTATATTGATCTTGATAAACCAACTAATGTTAATTGTTGGGATGACTATCAATTCAATAGTACCTCTTGTACTTGGGAAAACCAAGGAATACAAGACCCAGAACCAACAACAGAATGTTGGGAGACCGCAACTTTTAATAATGCGACATGCTCGTGGGAAGTATCAGGAACTCAAGACCCAGAACCAATAACAGAATGTTGGGAGACAGCAACTTTCAATAATGCAACTTGTTCATGGGAGATAACAGGAACACAAGACCCAGAACCAACAACAGAATGTTGGGAGAC
- a CDS encoding PorP/SprF family type IX secretion system membrane protein, whose protein sequence is MQKSTYLLLAGISMFLTQFLGAQGTLPVYSDYLSDNIFMVHPSAAGIGNSAKVRLTHRQQWNGVSDSPALQTISMHSSIGNNAALGGLIFNDKNGFHSQVGFQGAYAYHLNFGNYEALNQLSFGLAASYVINSLDQRTFADFDPIVAQVIRSEAYFNGDLSFAYHKLDGFVYLTAKNILLNTRSAEDSEFKSLNLRRYLLNVGYFFGRGQNLQFEPSAMFQHVENTGENLLDINAKVYQTFGNTARAWFALSYRRSLEKNDVKNFNLITPIAGIEFDRYLVSYTYSSEFGGLVSGNGGFHQITLGVNLFSNRRSNRGYNSRYNTFLYKTNN, encoded by the coding sequence ATGCAAAAATCAACTTATCTTTTATTGGCAGGAATAAGTATGTTCTTAACTCAGTTTTTAGGAGCACAAGGCACATTGCCTGTCTATTCAGATTATTTATCTGACAATATATTTATGGTGCATCCAAGTGCAGCTGGTATTGGCAATAGCGCAAAAGTAAGACTAACGCATCGTCAACAGTGGAACGGAGTTAGCGACTCACCTGCATTACAAACAATAAGCATGCACAGTAGCATAGGAAATAACGCTGCTTTAGGTGGTTTAATTTTTAATGATAAAAACGGATTTCATTCTCAAGTCGGATTTCAAGGTGCGTATGCCTATCATCTAAATTTTGGAAATTATGAAGCATTAAATCAATTATCCTTTGGTCTAGCAGCTTCGTATGTAATAAATAGTTTAGATCAGCGAACTTTTGCCGATTTTGACCCAATAGTTGCCCAGGTAATACGATCAGAAGCATATTTTAATGGCGATTTAAGCTTTGCATACCACAAACTAGATGGATTTGTTTACCTAACTGCTAAAAACATTTTGCTTAACACTCGTAGTGCTGAAGATTCTGAATTTAAATCATTGAACCTTAGAAGATACCTTTTGAATGTAGGCTATTTTTTTGGTCGTGGACAAAACCTTCAATTTGAGCCGTCAGCAATGTTTCAACATGTAGAAAATACTGGCGAAAACTTATTAGATATCAATGCCAAAGTATATCAAACTTTTGGCAACACAGCAAGAGCTTGGTTCGCACTTTCGTACCGACGAAGCTTAGAAAAAAATGATGTGAAAAATTTCAACCTAATTACTCCTATTGCTGGTATAGAGTTTGACAGATATTTAGTTTCGTATACCTACTCAAGTGAATTTGGAGGTTTGGTTAGTGGTAATGGTGGTTTTCATCAAATTACATTAGGCGTTAATTTATTTTCTAATAGGCGTTCAAATCGTGGTTACAACTCTAGATATAATACCTTTTTATACAAGACTAATAATTAA
- a CDS encoding DUF4272 domain-containing protein encodes MGIFKKLFGSKDNEEPKKEIQNKQSSKSYDDIAWMTDLRRENLDICFNAGFKPTTSLPTELGRHLRPSIEIAKRLHAIKALVLWVMVPEENLPQEQILSFIENNNLEDFMTAEEKSILTVSRDDEQARNAIGWKFENAWPLAWYFGYKQPEITGEMMSGDQMQDILSNYTCKLDGSIEEWLKDKETVSEEDLMQKEDLFYCLHNAVRSGQLGRDTVPAGFDPMGNGGVIHERRHSLTYMVSKDTSWEETDLST; translated from the coding sequence ATGGGGATATTCAAAAAACTATTTGGTTCAAAAGATAATGAAGAACCAAAAAAGGAAATTCAAAATAAACAATCTTCTAAGTCCTATGATGACATCGCTTGGATGACAGACCTTAGACGAGAAAATTTAGATATCTGTTTCAATGCAGGTTTCAAACCAACTACTAGCCTACCCACAGAATTAGGCAGACATTTAAGACCTTCTATTGAAATTGCCAAAAGATTACATGCTATAAAAGCATTAGTTCTTTGGGTCATGGTACCTGAAGAAAACTTGCCGCAAGAACAGATCTTGAGTTTCATTGAAAATAATAATCTTGAAGATTTCATGACTGCAGAAGAAAAATCAATCTTAACGGTATCACGAGATGATGAGCAAGCAAGAAACGCTATAGGTTGGAAATTTGAGAACGCTTGGCCTTTGGCTTGGTATTTCGGATACAAACAACCGGAAATAACAGGAGAAATGATGTCAGGCGACCAAATGCAAGACATTTTAAGTAATTATACATGCAAATTAGATGGTAGTATAGAAGAATGGCTAAAAGATAAAGAGACGGTTTCAGAAGAAGATTTGATGCAGAAAGAAGACTTGTTCTATTGCTTGCATAATGCAGTTAGAAGTGGTCAATTAGGTAGAGATACAGTACCTGCTGGTTTTGACCCAATGGGTAATGGTGGTGTTATTCATGAACGAAGACATTCTTTAACCTATATGGTTTCTAAGGATACCAGCTGGGAAGAAACTGATTTGAGTACTTAA
- a CDS encoding LytR/AlgR family response regulator transcription factor has protein sequence MIKIAIIDDEVNVRELIKKMLSLISSTYVVVGEAASITSAKTMLTNCKPDLVFLDIKLEDGSSFNLLEQIPQIDFKLVFITAFNEFAIRAFKYNALDYILKPIAPDELKNTLERVESMVYVEKETKALLKNLKDNRASSVQKIALKTAKKMHLLEIDNILYCQSDGSYTKIVTESETILVSKNLKHYQELLPEDIFIRTHQSFLVNKRHILSLENDTIRLKNNDIVAISARRKAEIKAILLNE, from the coding sequence ATGATTAAAATTGCAATTATAGATGATGAAGTCAACGTTAGAGAATTAATTAAAAAAATGCTTTCGTTAATATCTAGCACATATGTGGTAGTAGGTGAAGCTGCTTCAATTACTAGTGCCAAGACTATGCTAACTAACTGTAAACCAGACCTGGTATTTCTAGACATTAAGCTTGAAGATGGTAGCAGTTTTAATTTGTTAGAGCAAATTCCCCAAATAGATTTTAAACTTGTTTTTATTACTGCATTCAACGAATTTGCAATACGAGCATTTAAGTACAATGCCTTAGATTATATACTAAAGCCCATTGCACCAGATGAGTTAAAAAATACATTAGAGAGGGTAGAATCTATGGTGTATGTTGAGAAGGAGACTAAAGCACTTTTAAAAAATCTAAAAGACAACAGAGCATCTAGTGTTCAAAAAATAGCTCTAAAAACAGCAAAAAAAATGCATCTTTTAGAAATCGATAATATTCTTTATTGTCAATCTGATGGGTCGTATACTAAAATAGTAACCGAGAGTGAGACTATATTAGTTTCAAAAAACTTAAAACATTATCAAGAACTTTTACCTGAAGATATTTTCATAAGAACTCATCAGTCATTTCTAGTCAATAAAAGACATATCCTTAGTCTTGAAAACGACACTATCCGTTTAAAAAATAATGACATTGTTGCTATTTCCGCAAGGCGAAAGGCTGAAATAAAGGCTATACTCTTAAATGAATAG
- a CDS encoding bile acid:sodium symporter family protein, whose translation MKLKIDKFVFFIIIAIALAYLFPQWGTQESKLPLNTISSIGISLIFFFYGLKLSPEKLKQGLKNWKLHLLVQGATFLLFPLLILLIHPFIQNEEQENIWLGFFFLAALPSTVSSSVLMVSLAKGNIPAAIFNASISGIIGIAFTPLWMGLFVSDLQTDFDFTEIYIKLIVQIIIPVIIGLILHRFFGSFVQKHKSKITLFDKSIILLIIYKSFSESFEKNIFSAVSIVDLLLILIGVILLFSIVFYLTKLFSRKLHLNKEDQITAQFCGTKKSLVHGTVFSKILFGNMASIGIILLPLMLFHAIQILIISVVATKLSVRKLEEL comes from the coding sequence ATGAAATTGAAGATTGATAAGTTTGTCTTTTTTATAATTATTGCCATAGCATTAGCATACCTTTTTCCGCAATGGGGAACACAAGAAAGTAAACTTCCGCTAAACACAATTAGTAGTATAGGCATTTCACTTATTTTCTTTTTTTACGGACTCAAATTAAGTCCCGAAAAATTAAAGCAAGGACTCAAAAACTGGAAATTACATTTATTGGTACAAGGTGCTACTTTTTTGCTTTTTCCTTTATTGATTTTACTGATACATCCATTCATTCAAAATGAAGAACAAGAAAACATATGGTTGGGGTTCTTTTTTTTAGCTGCATTACCATCTACAGTATCATCTTCAGTTCTTATGGTTTCATTAGCAAAAGGGAACATACCAGCAGCAATATTCAACGCCAGTATTTCTGGCATTATAGGCATTGCCTTTACCCCATTATGGATGGGACTATTTGTTAGTGACTTACAAACCGACTTCGATTTTACAGAAATTTACATTAAACTAATTGTTCAAATCATAATACCTGTAATAATAGGGCTTATTTTACATCGCTTTTTTGGTTCTTTTGTACAGAAACATAAAAGCAAAATAACACTGTTCGATAAATCGATAATTCTATTGATTATCTATAAAAGCTTTAGTGAGTCTTTTGAAAAGAATATTTTTAGTGCTGTCTCTATAGTAGATTTACTCCTCATTTTAATAGGTGTCATCCTCTTGTTCTCTATTGTCTTTTATCTCACCAAATTATTCTCAAGAAAATTACATCTAAATAAAGAAGACCAAATTACCGCCCAATTTTGCGGCACTAAAAAATCGTTAGTACACGGTACCGTTTTCTCAAAAATACTATTTGGCAACATGGCATCTATTGGTATCATCTTATTACCGCTCATGTTGTTTCATGCCATACAAATACTTATAATTAGTGTGGTGGCGACAAAATTATCAGTTAGAAAATTAGAGGAACTTTAG